In Oryzias latipes chromosome 15, ASM223467v1, the sequence TGCTGTTAGTGTTTGGCTGCATTCAGGTGATGTTCAGTCTTCTGTGTCTGCAGACGGACACGGTTTACTGTGACGAACGCATGTGTGAGAAAGATGTGCACTTAGACCCCCAAGAGAAGAAGCACTGTTTGGATATAGACGGCCAGTTCCTGAACACTGAGGTGAAATCTACAAATCACTGCGTCCAGCCTCCAAACGAACAGAAACCTTACAGTTGAgtgaaattcttttttctttttgattcaTTGTAAAGTTATAAGGACTAAACATAGTTTTTATTGTCCTTTCTGTGTGTAGTTTACATCATTGTAGTAGTCGCTGTTGTTACTGTGGTGGTTGCTATGGCGATATTGGTCATGGTTTACCGTAAAAAGACTCGACCCTCCACGACTTTGCCTAACATCCTGGTACGATCGTCTCCCCGCCTCAAATTAGTTCTTTCTCTGGTGCATTTCCTTCCTAACGAAGCCTTTGCTTTTCTAAGAAACGCTTCATAACGGTGAAGCCGCCGACCATCCCAGGAGTCCAGGACCCCATCCACCCGCTGGAGGTGGAGCCCTCCTCGCCCACGCCGCTCATCTCCCAAACTGACGTGGAGGATGTAGAGATCAAAACGCCAAACTACGACTCCCGCAGCTCCCCACTGCCCATTTACGAAGTGTCCCAGGACAATGATGAGGGGCCCTCAGTGGGTGAACGGCCAGCGTACATGGAGGGCAAGAAGCTGGAGGAAGATGAGAGCGATGAGGAGAAAGCGGTGTTCCAGTCAGACTATGAGAGACGGTCTTTACCGAACAAGAGGGACGTGGAGGAATAGTGACGCCTACGGAGGACTGATTTTCCAAACAACAGCTGTTTTTATGCCATAAAGCTTACTGAAAGAATCAGCATTAACATTTAGGATGAAGGCTGACGACCTTCTCCGCTTCAAGAACTGACCAGTTCTGCTTTGCAACAATAGCTCAATTCTAGCTGTAAACTGGTGGCTGCAGGCAAACGATTAGTTCAGtaatttgactaaaaatgcATCTTTGCTCCTGATAAAACGGCTGAAACCTTTACTCCAGACTGAAACTAGGTTATGAGACCGTCCGTCGTCTTCTTCAGCTGACAGCGCattcatatttatataaatattctGAGAAAACTGCACTTTactgcacttaaaaaaacaacttgtttgAATGTTAATCTCATTTGTTGCAGACTAATGTCTTAGAACAAACAGGAAAGAAATTGACATTCCTACATCTCCTGCCAAAATATTATCTTTGCTGCCTCCAATCATTATTCAGATCTCAATGcttcttttaattatattttacatttcagaaaGTCCTATCTAAATAAGCGGTtgatttttttgcttgttggttcttaacatttctttaatcaaagaCAGATTTCTCTCATCAATCTCCACTGTTGTGTTTAGTCACTTTCTGTGTTGCTGtcgtgtgttttattttgtttttttttgttgctattaCTCAAAAGGGAGATGCTTTTAATTAAGAATAATTGCAATTAGAAACAGATTTTCTTCTTAGCTTTAAGAAACGTGAAACTGAACTACTGACATTTTCTGATAAGGCCTCACCAGAAATCATAACGGcttaattcttttaaaaacaggtCAGTTTAGTGAGTCTACAGTCGTGATTCCAAACGTGGAGCTATAATGCTGCACATCCAGCTGTAACCCCCGGTTTCTGtctcttcttctttggtttttacTGTTTATATGAAGCTGTGTGTGAATCTTCATCTTGCCGATTGAAGCAATTTTAGAAAATGTGCAAATTGTTGATGCTCCAGCATTCATTATTCATCAATGTTTGAAAACGCTGATGTTTTTCACAGAAAGTCGGGCTGTAAATCTATACCTGCTGCTTGCTTGTTGACCGCTAAACCTGCTCAAATGATAGAAAACCTGTTGAAAGTGTCGTAAGTGAAGGTCTGGAAAGCTCTAGATTTAAGGTGGAACTGTGGCCTTGGAGTAAAATGGAATTTTTCCAGAGCTGCTCAAGTAAAatgttgtttgtctttattaatttttaataccCGACTGTActgatataatttttttttttttttttggaggatgaAAGCAGCAGGCTGGGGGCTCGTTTTCCAGGAAGTCTGGACTTTTTATGTGgtggaaaaatgaaaacctaATTTACTTTCCAAGATCAATAAGTGAAAAGGTGATAAAAGCCAAATAATGGACCTTCTGATGGACCATGAAAAGAAATTTCTTCTGACTGAAGCGTTCGTCCTCCACATGCATGTTCCAATAAAACCGGAGTGAAATCAAAACGTAGAGTTCAGATGTGATTGCTTAATGCTGCCATACTTCCTGAAGGGAAGTTGACATTTGGGTGAAGCTGCTAATCTGCGTTATTAATGTTGGAGCGGCCGTGATAAACACTCGGGGCTCTATCGTGAGGTGGCTGGAAAGGGAAGAAGGTGACGTGCCATGACATGTTCTGACATTTAAGCCTTTGGCGCTGTTCCTCCATGAGCGGGGATGGAATTAGCCTACTCCACTACTCTATTCTGTCACCAAATGTAGTAAATACAGAGTCTGCCTGGTTTCCCGACCGCTCGGCAAACTCCAAACAGAGAAATGTAAAAGTTATTCTAATTCTAACACTTGCATTGATTTATAATTAAACTTTGGTAACTTATGGAAACAGTTTTGTACTAATAGACTTTTTTACATTGTCTTTAATATGGGACCAAAACAAAAGGTTATCTTTCCTTAACCTATTTGGACATTATTGGTAGAGTAAGTTATTACATAAGAATTgtccaaatgtttatttttttaagtaaataggAATTTGGCCATTGATataggaaaaaaagtatttggtgcttttctaccttttattaaaagccctttacagtcacaaGTTCCATTCCCATTGAtatcttgcccaaggactctGCCACATGGGCAGGCAATGCGGGAGCTGAACCTGCGACCTTCATCATTctgattaatttaatttttcattttaaccaaaaCGAAGGATCAAGGTTAaccaaaagtgtttgttttgctacattttattttgaaaagccaaTTAATTCCTTTCACGTAGGagtcttttcttctgctttcacTTCACAGCGGTGTAACCTggagcctttttctttttactgaacAACACCACTTCCAGTCTATCTATTTTAACTCTACTGTCCATAAGCACTTTTAGCATACTTCCCCCCCCAGCTGATCTCACTTTACTTTGTACCTTCCGCTTCCCAGTTTACTGTTATCactgtttcattttaataaaacgGATGCTTGATCCCCTGACAAGTAGTCCAATCTAAAAGGAAGTTTAGTGATTACttgtatttaaaaacatgtgactgttaaaacatcaaaatcctGATTTATTTCACAGTAAATTTAGCTTTATGTCTATCttaattcttttctttatttgttgaaaatgaGGTTTTAGTGCCTCAGGGGTGCCTCAAGGCTCTATGCTGGCacttgtggtttttgttttgg encodes:
- the LOC105357941 gene encoding interferon gamma receptor 1 isoform X2, encoding MTGLCHAVLFFLWWDVALAVVPSPTNVKLHCHNFDNLLTWNYDEFPPGLQFKVEIFPYSEDKGCTDPLWVEPPTLEANLSHLSDPENSYWVTVKAVMENQSEPLPDGGVEFSYSKLSLVSQHCSVDLPPLTVTPLPDRQIRIQFQHPWEFYKSKIQSCKKRKRKRELPTFKYDVTVDKKTDTVYCDERMCEKDVHLDPQEKKHCLDIDGQFLNTEVKSTNHCVQPPNEQKPYIYIIVVVAVVTVVVAMAILVMVYRKKTRPSTTLPNILKRFITVKPPTIPGVQDPIHPLEVEPSSPTPLISQTDVEDVEIKTPNYDSRSSPLPIYEVSQDNDEGPSVGERPAYMEGKKLEEDESDEEKAVFQSDYERRSLPNKRDVEE
- the LOC105357941 gene encoding interferon gamma receptor 1 isoform X1 gives rise to the protein MTGLCHAVLFFLWWDVALAVVVPSPTNVKLHCHNFDNLLTWNYDEFPPGLQFKVEIFPYSEDKGCTDPLWVEPPTLEANLSHLSDPENSYWVTVKAVMENQSEPLPDGGVEFSYSKLSLVSQHCSVDLPPLTVTPLPDRQIRIQFQHPWEFYKSKIQSCKKRKRKRELPTFKYDVTVDKKTDTVYCDERMCEKDVHLDPQEKKHCLDIDGQFLNTEVKSTNHCVQPPNEQKPYIYIIVVVAVVTVVVAMAILVMVYRKKTRPSTTLPNILKRFITVKPPTIPGVQDPIHPLEVEPSSPTPLISQTDVEDVEIKTPNYDSRSSPLPIYEVSQDNDEGPSVGERPAYMEGKKLEEDESDEEKAVFQSDYERRSLPNKRDVEE